In Sphingomonas sp. PAMC26645, one DNA window encodes the following:
- a CDS encoding alpha-E domain-containing protein — MLSRTASSLYWLGRYFERADFIARLVEATVRLDVLSSQPSGDAAWASALAVTETDEAFAATGVEIGQRDVVRFLTLDSSHPGSIVRCLDMARNNAKAVRTALTREAWTAINRAWLLFENRATPGSTTSQLNLVEAVKNETRGFEGAVHRMLRNQTTWFIRLGQAVERADNTARLLDVKYHILLPEGERLGGAIDRDQWTTILQTVSAVTAYRWLYNDGLRPADVIDLLLARSELPRSLAASVEETVDVLNLLAKRTGNHGEADRMARMRASRMAKTRSGEVIASGLHQYLQAFIAENALLHGAIGRQFKFL, encoded by the coding sequence ATGCTCTCGCGCACCGCATCCTCGCTTTACTGGCTCGGCCGCTATTTCGAGCGCGCCGACTTCATCGCCCGGCTGGTCGAAGCCACCGTCCGGCTCGATGTGCTCTCGTCGCAACCCTCTGGCGACGCCGCTTGGGCGTCCGCGTTGGCCGTCACCGAAACCGACGAGGCCTTCGCAGCGACCGGCGTCGAGATCGGTCAACGCGACGTCGTCCGGTTCCTGACGCTCGATTCGAGCCATCCGGGATCGATCGTCCGCTGCCTCGACATGGCGCGCAACAACGCCAAGGCGGTCCGCACCGCGCTGACCCGCGAAGCGTGGACCGCGATCAATCGCGCATGGCTGCTGTTCGAGAACCGCGCGACGCCGGGCAGCACGACCTCGCAGCTGAACCTGGTCGAGGCGGTCAAGAACGAGACCCGCGGCTTCGAAGGCGCGGTCCACCGCATGCTCCGCAACCAGACGACCTGGTTCATCCGTCTCGGCCAGGCGGTCGAGCGCGCGGACAACACCGCGCGTCTGCTCGACGTCAAATACCACATCCTGCTGCCCGAGGGCGAACGGCTCGGCGGCGCGATCGACCGTGACCAGTGGACGACGATCCTCCAGACCGTGTCCGCCGTCACGGCCTATCGTTGGCTCTACAATGACGGCTTGCGTCCCGCCGACGTCATCGACCTGCTGCTCGCCCGGTCCGAACTGCCGCGCAGTCTCGCCGCCTCGGTCGAGGAGACGGTGGACGTGCTCAACCTGCTTGCCAAGCGCACCGGCAACCACGGCGAGGCCGACCGCATGGCCCGGATGCGTGCATCGCGGATGGCGAAGACGCGATCGGGCGAGGTCATCGCCTCCGGGCTGCACCAGTATCTGCAGGCGTTCATCGCCGAGAACGCGCTGCTGCATGGCGCGATCGGCCGTCAGTTCAAGTTCCTCTGA
- a CDS encoding arginyltransferase: MTAPFRFPRFFVTSPAPCPYLPDRQERKVFTELTGPHANELNDALGRIGFRRSQGVAYRPSCAGCTACVSVRVVTDEFVPNATQRKLLKRLGDIEITACKAWATDEQFQLLRRYLSTRHPGGGMAGMDEDDYADMIEHSPVNSVIVEYREPSVDGVQGALIGACLTDRQTDGLSMVYSFFAADDAARPGFGNFIIMDHILRARDAGLPYVYLGYWVKGSPRMEYKTRYRPLEVLGPAGWRRLEDADLVTPPARVAALV; this comes from the coding sequence GTGACCGCGCCTTTCCGTTTCCCGCGCTTCTTCGTCACCAGCCCTGCGCCGTGCCCGTATCTGCCGGATCGGCAGGAGCGAAAGGTGTTCACCGAGCTGACCGGTCCGCATGCGAACGAACTGAACGATGCGCTGGGGCGGATCGGCTTTCGTCGCAGCCAGGGGGTGGCATATCGGCCGTCCTGTGCGGGGTGTACAGCATGCGTCTCGGTCCGCGTGGTGACCGATGAGTTCGTGCCCAACGCGACCCAGCGCAAACTGCTGAAGCGGCTCGGCGATATCGAGATTACCGCGTGCAAGGCTTGGGCAACCGACGAACAGTTCCAGTTGCTGCGGCGCTATCTAAGTACGCGTCACCCCGGTGGCGGCATGGCGGGGATGGACGAGGACGACTATGCCGATATGATCGAGCATTCGCCGGTCAATTCGGTGATCGTCGAGTATCGCGAGCCGTCGGTCGATGGGGTGCAGGGCGCGCTGATCGGCGCGTGCCTGACCGATCGCCAGACTGACGGGTTGTCGATGGTCTACAGCTTTTTCGCGGCCGACGACGCGGCACGGCCGGGGTTCGGTAATTTCATCATCATGGACCACATCCTCCGCGCGCGCGATGCCGGGCTGCCGTACGTGTATCTTGGATACTGGGTGAAGGGCTCGCCGCGGATGGAGTACAAGACGCGGTACCGGCCGCTGGAAGTGCTGGGGCCGGCGGGGTGGCGGCGGCTGGAGGATGCTGATCTGGTGACGCCGCCGGCGCGGGTTGCGGCGCTGGTTTAA
- a CDS encoding NAD(P)-dependent oxidoreductase has product MAKLAFIGTGVMGAPMAGHLATAGHGVTVYNRTQAKALAWADKYGGKVADTPAAAVKDAEAVFACVGNDDDLASVTLGEDGAFAGMRDDAVFVDHTTVSASIARRLAGERTLVVDAPVSGGQAGAENGKLSIMCGGSAEAMAKAEPFMQAYAARIVHVGEAGAGQTTKMCNQIAIAGVIQGVAESLRFAQVSGLDLDKVFEAISGGAAQSWQMVNRWPTMAKDEFDFGFAVDWMRKDLGLALDEARRNGAVLPVAALVDQFYADVQAMGGARQDTSALVRRLPK; this is encoded by the coding sequence ATGGCAAAACTGGCATTCATCGGAACCGGCGTCATGGGCGCGCCGATGGCGGGGCACCTCGCCACGGCAGGGCACGGCGTCACCGTCTACAATCGGACTCAGGCCAAGGCGTTGGCATGGGCCGATAAATATGGCGGCAAGGTCGCGGACACGCCCGCGGCAGCGGTGAAGGACGCCGAGGCCGTGTTCGCCTGCGTCGGCAACGACGATGATCTGGCCTCGGTCACTCTAGGTGAGGACGGTGCGTTCGCGGGGATGCGCGACGACGCGGTGTTCGTCGATCACACGACGGTTTCGGCCTCGATCGCGCGACGCCTCGCGGGCGAGCGCACGCTCGTCGTCGACGCCCCCGTATCGGGCGGACAGGCTGGCGCGGAGAACGGCAAGCTATCGATCATGTGCGGCGGCTCTGCCGAAGCGATGGCGAAGGCCGAACCGTTCATGCAGGCCTATGCCGCGCGCATCGTCCACGTCGGCGAGGCGGGGGCGGGCCAGACCACCAAGATGTGCAACCAGATCGCGATCGCCGGCGTCATCCAGGGCGTCGCCGAATCGCTGCGGTTTGCGCAAGTATCGGGGCTCGATCTCGACAAGGTGTTCGAGGCGATCTCGGGCGGTGCGGCGCAGAGCTGGCAGATGGTCAATCGCTGGCCGACGATGGCGAAGGACGAGTTCGACTTCGGTTTCGCAGTCGACTGGATGCGCAAGGACCTTGGCCTCGCGCTCGACGAAGCACGACGCAACGGCGCGGTGCTGCCGGTCGCGGCGCTGGTCGATCAATTCTACGCCGATGTTCAGGCGATGGGCGGCGCCCGCCAGGATACGAGCGCGCTGGTACGGAGATTGCCGAAGTGA
- a CDS encoding circularly permuted type 2 ATP-grasp protein, protein MGKQAFDEIMGTPGDTTARPELAALGKWIEDTPDAELRRRQEAAETTFRQLGITFAVYGENEAAERIIPFDIVPRVFLHDEWTRLSEGLVQRVEAINAFLDDIYGERRILKEGILPEDLVLGNAQFRPEIAGIRPPHGVWAHICGIDLVRTGPDDFFVLEDNARTPSGVSYMLENREAMLRLCPELFREFRVAAVDSYPDLLLETMKSVAPHGTGSNPTCVLLTPGHYNSAYYEHSFLADSMGIELVEAADLVVDDDIVWMRTIAGRVKVDVIYRRIDDDYLDPLVFRPDSALGVPGLIAAYAAGNVAIMNAPGNGIADDKAIYSYMPDIVKFYSGGECKLRNVETWRCREPQALKFVLDNLKDVVVKLVDGSGGYGMLVGPTASRKEIEDFRAALIAEPHRYIAQPTLALSTVPTMAQGGLSPRHVDFRPFVLSGAKGVQVVPGGLTRVALKEGSLVVNSSQGGGTKDSFVLMADQSQRMNAGGMTQTTGGMTQTLGAQTSGAQTSGGNS, encoded by the coding sequence ATGGGGAAACAAGCGTTCGACGAGATCATGGGCACACCGGGCGACACGACCGCCCGGCCCGAACTGGCGGCTCTCGGCAAGTGGATCGAGGATACGCCCGACGCCGAACTGCGACGCCGGCAGGAAGCTGCCGAAACGACGTTCCGGCAACTCGGCATAACCTTCGCGGTCTACGGCGAGAACGAAGCGGCCGAGCGGATCATCCCGTTCGACATCGTCCCGCGCGTGTTTCTGCATGACGAATGGACGCGCCTCTCCGAAGGCCTCGTTCAGCGCGTCGAGGCGATCAACGCGTTCCTCGACGACATTTACGGCGAACGTCGTATCCTGAAGGAGGGCATCCTCCCCGAGGACCTTGTGCTCGGCAACGCGCAGTTCCGTCCCGAGATCGCCGGCATCCGCCCACCGCACGGCGTATGGGCGCATATCTGCGGGATCGATCTTGTCCGCACAGGCCCCGACGATTTCTTCGTGCTGGAGGACAATGCGCGCACGCCGTCCGGCGTGAGCTACATGCTGGAAAACCGCGAGGCGATGCTCCGGCTCTGTCCCGAACTGTTCCGCGAGTTCCGCGTTGCCGCGGTCGACAGCTATCCCGACCTGCTGCTCGAGACGATGAAGTCGGTCGCGCCGCATGGAACTGGCTCCAACCCGACCTGCGTGCTGCTGACCCCTGGCCACTACAACTCCGCCTATTACGAGCACAGCTTCCTCGCGGATTCGATGGGCATCGAGCTTGTTGAAGCGGCCGATCTGGTGGTCGACGACGACATCGTCTGGATGCGGACGATCGCGGGGCGGGTGAAGGTCGACGTGATCTACCGCCGGATCGACGATGATTATCTCGATCCGCTCGTGTTCCGTCCGGACTCCGCGCTCGGTGTGCCCGGGCTGATCGCAGCCTACGCCGCCGGCAACGTCGCGATCATGAACGCGCCAGGCAACGGCATCGCCGACGACAAGGCGATTTACAGCTACATGCCCGACATCGTGAAGTTCTACTCCGGCGGCGAGTGCAAGCTGCGCAACGTCGAGACCTGGCGCTGTCGCGAACCCCAGGCGCTCAAGTTCGTCCTCGACAACCTTAAAGACGTCGTCGTCAAGCTGGTCGACGGCTCGGGCGGCTACGGTATGCTTGTCGGCCCGACCGCATCGAGAAAAGAGATCGAGGACTTCCGCGCCGCGCTTATCGCCGAACCGCATCGCTACATCGCGCAGCCCACGCTAGCCCTCTCCACCGTCCCGACGATGGCACAAGGCGGTCTCAGCCCCCGCCACGTCGACTTCCGCCCCTTCGTGCTGAGCGGCGCGAAGGGCGTGCAGGTCGTCCCCGGCGGCCTCACCCGCGTCGCGCTTAAGGAAGGATCGCTCGTGGTCAATTCCAGCCAGGGCGGCGGTACCAAGGACAGCTTCGTGCTCATGGCCGACCAGTCGCAGCGGATGAACGCCGGCGGGATGACGCAGACCACGGGCGGCATGACGCAGACCCTAGGTGCACAGACATCGGGCGCGCAGACGTCCGGCGGGAATTCCTGA
- a CDS encoding acyl-CoA thioesterase II: MSLDTVDTSPEALAQGLVDLLEIEEVDTDLYVGKRQPGGVGRVFGGQVIAQALQAAQRSTESPKAAHSLHAYFMRPGNEDYPIVFRVVRDFEGRSFATRRVIAMQKGQPILNMAASFQTPEDGLHHQDAMPDVAPPEYLRTDRELRLESIDGIPEKFRAHMLRQRPIEIRPVNPRSWIEPVPQPAAHANWFRLVAPIGDDPAMHRAILSYASDMALLGTALLPHGVNWITPGLQTASLDHSLWLHEDFRADDWLLYACDAPWSGHARGFNRGRIFSRDGRLVASVAQEGLIRMRQ, from the coding sequence ATGAGCTTGGATACTGTCGATACGTCGCCCGAAGCACTCGCGCAGGGGCTCGTCGACCTGCTCGAGATCGAGGAGGTCGATACCGATCTCTACGTCGGCAAGCGCCAGCCGGGCGGGGTTGGTCGCGTGTTCGGCGGGCAGGTCATCGCGCAGGCGTTGCAGGCCGCGCAACGCTCGACCGAAAGCCCCAAGGCCGCGCATTCTTTGCACGCGTATTTCATGCGGCCGGGGAACGAGGATTATCCGATCGTCTTCCGCGTGGTCCGTGACTTCGAGGGGCGCAGTTTCGCGACGCGGCGCGTGATCGCGATGCAGAAGGGGCAGCCGATCCTCAACATGGCGGCGTCGTTCCAGACGCCCGAGGACGGACTCCATCATCAGGATGCAATGCCCGATGTCGCACCGCCCGAATACCTGCGCACCGATCGCGAACTGCGGCTGGAGAGCATCGACGGCATCCCCGAGAAGTTCCGCGCGCACATGCTGCGCCAGCGGCCGATCGAGATCCGTCCGGTCAATCCGCGCAGCTGGATCGAGCCCGTTCCGCAACCCGCGGCGCATGCCAACTGGTTCCGCCTGGTCGCACCGATCGGCGACGACCCGGCGATGCACCGCGCGATCCTGTCCTATGCTTCGGACATGGCGTTGCTCGGTACCGCGCTGCTGCCGCACGGCGTCAACTGGATCACGCCGGGGCTGCAGACCGCAAGCCTCGATCATTCGCTGTGGCTGCACGAGGATTTCCGCGCGGACGACTGGCTGCTCTACGCCTGCGACGCACCGTGGTCCGGACATGCCCGCGGGTTCAACCGCGGGCGCATCTTCTCGCGCGACGGCCGGCTCGTCGCCAGCGTCGCGCAGGAGGGGTTGATCAGGATGCGCCAGTAA
- a CDS encoding transglutaminase family protein — protein sequence MRLSIDHHTIYRFAQPQGRLVQMLRLTPENTHDQTVASWRIDVDCDARLRPGRDGFGNAVTMLYAEGPVDGIEITVKGEVLTSHSDGVLHGVHETLPPALFLRSTEATVLDTAIAKFAANAAEGARDRIGALHRLNRAFHKRFAFDAGRPEPGRTAAAAFRMDSATPRDMAQMFAVAARSLGAPARYVSGYHHNDHEVVHLPTPHGWAEAFVDGLGWVGFDPCTGMSPEEHYVRVAMALDAAGAAPVAGSRLGEGGEELDVDVVVQRED from the coding sequence ATGCGGCTCTCGATCGACCATCACACGATCTACCGGTTCGCGCAGCCGCAGGGTCGCTTGGTGCAGATGCTCCGCCTCACGCCCGAGAACACGCATGACCAGACCGTGGCGTCGTGGCGGATCGACGTCGATTGCGATGCGCGGCTGCGGCCGGGGCGTGACGGCTTCGGCAACGCGGTGACGATGCTGTACGCCGAAGGGCCGGTCGACGGGATCGAGATCACCGTCAAGGGCGAGGTGCTGACCAGCCATTCCGACGGCGTCCTGCACGGCGTCCACGAAACGCTCCCGCCCGCGCTGTTCCTCCGCTCCACTGAGGCGACCGTCCTCGATACGGCGATCGCGAAGTTCGCGGCCAATGCGGCCGAGGGCGCACGCGACCGGATCGGCGCATTGCACCGGCTGAACCGGGCATTCCACAAGCGGTTCGCGTTCGATGCCGGACGCCCCGAACCGGGTCGCACGGCCGCCGCAGCGTTCCGCATGGACAGCGCCACGCCGCGCGACATGGCGCAGATGTTCGCCGTCGCCGCGCGGTCGCTCGGGGCGCCGGCGCGGTATGTGTCGGGGTATCATCATAACGACCACGAGGTCGTGCATCTCCCGACGCCGCACGGCTGGGCGGAGGCGTTCGTCGACGGGCTCGGCTGGGTCGGCTTCGATCCGTGCACGGGGATGTCGCCCGAGGAGCATTACGTGCGCGTTGCGATGGCGCTTGATGCGGCGGGCGCGGCGCCGGTGGCGGGCTCGCGACTGGGCGAGGGTGGCGAGGAACTCGACGTCGACGTCGTGGTGCAGCGCGAGGACTAA
- a CDS encoding amidohydrolase has protein sequence MLALSALLLPTPALADGIVDNVNGVTIADGGRVIHFKAILVDKDGRVTRLVPPGEEAPKLSRKELKKNAGKPLYDWRVDMGGKTVLPGFIDAHGHVLEMGFGALSLDLSMTKSLDEAKSRIAAYIAGNPDRKWVLGRGWNQEAWGLGRFPTAADLEPVSGGHPIWLSRADGHAGWANREAMREAGVTGATVSPAGGRIEKTGGAPAGVFVDGAQGLIEKVVPQPLPKERDAAFLTAQRILLGYGVTAVADMGTTLDDWLTYRRMADIGGLRVRIMSYAMGVETASRIGGKGPTPWLYNDHLRMGGVKLYADGALGSRGAWLLKPYADAPGQSGLGFLTDDQLQNQMSRAAMDGFQVAVHAIGDKANREVLDAIQVESETYTGDRRWRIEHAQIVDPTDLPRFGKFGTIASMQPTHETSDRTMAEARLGPNRLAGAYAWKSMLTNGAKLAFGTDFPVEKPDPFATWAAAFTRQDADGQPQGGWQPQELVTREQAWWAMTGAAAYAGFAEKQFGALAPGQRADFIVVDRDPTMASPTDLRATKVSETWIGGEKVWVRK, from the coding sequence ATGTTGGCGCTTTCGGCGCTACTCCTCCCGACCCCAGCGCTTGCCGACGGGATCGTCGACAACGTCAACGGTGTCACCATTGCTGACGGCGGACGCGTGATCCACTTCAAGGCGATCCTGGTCGACAAGGACGGTCGCGTCACGCGGCTCGTGCCCCCCGGCGAGGAAGCACCGAAGCTCAGCCGCAAGGAATTGAAGAAGAACGCCGGCAAGCCGCTGTACGACTGGCGCGTCGACATGGGTGGCAAGACGGTGTTGCCGGGCTTTATCGACGCGCACGGCCATGTCCTCGAAATGGGCTTCGGCGCGCTGTCGCTCGATCTGTCGATGACCAAGTCGCTCGACGAGGCGAAGTCGCGGATTGCCGCCTACATTGCCGGGAATCCCGATCGCAAATGGGTCCTGGGCCGCGGCTGGAACCAGGAGGCGTGGGGGCTGGGCCGCTTCCCGACCGCCGCCGATCTGGAGCCCGTCTCCGGCGGCCACCCGATCTGGCTGTCGCGCGCCGACGGGCATGCCGGCTGGGCGAACCGCGAGGCGATGCGCGAGGCAGGAGTCACCGGCGCGACCGTATCTCCGGCGGGCGGGCGGATCGAGAAGACCGGCGGCGCCCCCGCGGGCGTATTCGTCGACGGCGCGCAAGGACTGATCGAGAAGGTCGTGCCGCAACCGCTTCCCAAGGAGCGCGATGCCGCGTTCCTGACCGCGCAACGCATCCTGCTTGGCTACGGCGTCACCGCGGTCGCCGACATGGGCACGACGCTCGACGACTGGCTGACCTATCGCCGGATGGCGGACATCGGCGGGCTTCGCGTCCGCATCATGAGCTATGCGATGGGCGTCGAGACCGCGAGCCGGATCGGCGGCAAGGGGCCGACGCCGTGGCTGTACAACGACCACCTGCGGATGGGCGGCGTGAAGCTCTATGCCGACGGCGCGCTGGGGTCGCGCGGCGCATGGTTGCTGAAGCCCTATGCCGATGCGCCCGGCCAGTCGGGGCTCGGCTTCCTGACCGACGACCAGCTTCAGAACCAAATGAGCCGCGCGGCGATGGACGGGTTCCAGGTCGCGGTCCATGCGATCGGCGACAAGGCCAATCGGGAAGTGCTCGACGCGATCCAGGTCGAAAGCGAGACGTACACTGGCGATCGCCGCTGGCGGATCGAACATGCGCAAATTGTGGACCCGACCGACCTGCCGCGCTTCGGCAAGTTCGGCACGATCGCCTCGATGCAGCCCACGCACGAAACCAGCGACCGGACGATGGCGGAGGCTCGGCTGGGGCCGAACCGGTTGGCCGGTGCCTATGCGTGGAAATCGATGCTGACCAACGGCGCCAAGCTTGCGTTCGGGACCGACTTCCCGGTCGAGAAGCCCGATCCGTTCGCGACCTGGGCGGCGGCGTTCACGCGGCAGGATGCCGATGGCCAACCTCAGGGTGGCTGGCAGCCACAAGAACTCGTCACCCGCGAACAGGCGTGGTGGGCGATGACCGGTGCGGCCGCCTATGCCGGGTTCGCCGAGAAGCAGTTCGGTGCCCTCGCGCCCGGTCAGCGCGCGGACTTCATCGTCGTCGATCGTGACCCGACGATGGCCTCGCCGACCGACCTGCGCGCGACGAAGGTCAGCGAGACGTGGATCGGCGGGGAGAAGGTCTGGGTGCGCAAGTAA
- a CDS encoding threonine ammonia-lyase — translation MATHAAVAAPTLPVSIDDVRVAHDRIRDSIVRTPTLISKTLSKMTGATVYLKFENLQFTAAYKERGALNTLLQLSAEARAKGVIAASAGNHAQGLAYHANRLGIPTTIVMPTNTPTVKVMQTEGHGANVVLHGETFDAAYAHARILEGECGFTFVHPFDDPRVIAGQGTVAIEMLEDVPQLDTLVIPIGGGGLISGMSTVARALSKAPGGHPIEVVGVQAELFPSMYNRINGTDMACAGDTLAEGIAVKEPGAITSKIVAELVDDIVLVSERSLEESVSLLLQIEKTVVEGAGAAGLAALLSHPERFAGKTVGIVLCGGNIDTRLLANVLLRDLARSGRLARLRIRLQDKPGALFHVARIFDQERVNIIEIYHQRVFTTLPAKGLITDIECELRDRAHLDRLVGALRAGGYETSTVELA, via the coding sequence ATGGCTACCCACGCTGCCGTAGCGGCACCCACCCTCCCCGTCTCGATCGACGACGTCCGCGTCGCGCATGACCGGATCCGCGACTCGATCGTCCGCACGCCGACGCTGATCAGTAAGACGCTGAGCAAGATGACCGGCGCGACGGTGTATCTGAAGTTCGAGAACCTCCAGTTCACCGCGGCGTACAAGGAGCGCGGTGCGCTCAACACGCTGTTGCAGCTGTCGGCGGAGGCGCGCGCGAAGGGCGTCATCGCTGCGTCGGCGGGCAATCACGCGCAGGGCCTCGCCTATCACGCCAACCGGCTAGGCATTCCGACGACGATCGTGATGCCGACCAACACGCCGACCGTGAAGGTCATGCAGACCGAAGGGCACGGCGCCAACGTCGTGCTCCACGGCGAGACGTTCGACGCGGCCTATGCGCACGCGCGTATCCTGGAGGGCGAGTGCGGCTTTACCTTCGTCCACCCGTTCGACGATCCGCGCGTCATCGCAGGGCAAGGCACCGTCGCGATCGAGATGCTGGAGGACGTGCCGCAACTCGATACGCTGGTCATCCCAATCGGTGGCGGCGGGCTGATCTCGGGCATGTCGACGGTCGCGCGGGCGTTGAGCAAAGCGCCGGGCGGTCACCCGATCGAGGTCGTCGGCGTGCAGGCCGAGCTGTTCCCGTCGATGTACAACCGCATCAACGGCACCGACATGGCGTGCGCGGGCGACACGCTGGCCGAGGGTATCGCGGTCAAGGAGCCGGGTGCGATCACCTCGAAGATCGTCGCCGAGCTGGTCGACGACATCGTTCTTGTCAGCGAGCGCAGTCTGGAAGAGTCCGTCAGCCTGCTGCTGCAGATCGAGAAGACAGTGGTCGAGGGTGCGGGTGCCGCCGGGCTCGCCGCGCTGCTGTCGCATCCCGAGCGGTTCGCTGGGAAGACCGTCGGGATCGTGCTGTGCGGCGGCAATATCGATACGCGGTTGCTCGCCAACGTTCTGTTGCGCGATCTGGCGCGGTCGGGGCGGCTGGCGCGGTTGCGGATTCGGTTGCAGGACAAGCCGGGTGCGCTGTTCCATGTCGCGCGGATCTTCGACCAGGAACGCGTCAACATCATCGAGATCTATCACCAGCGGGTCTTCACGACATTGCCGGCGAAGGGGCTCATCACCGACATCGAATGCGAGCTTCGCGACCGCGCGCATCTCGATCGGCTGGTGGGGGCATTGCGGGCTGGCGGGTACGAGACGTCGACCGTCGAGCTGGCATAA
- a CDS encoding protein-disulfide reductase DsbD domain-containing protein, with translation MRGLRCVLMTVLLAVCGLASAPALAESLNGSSQHLMMKLVAESDHPKAGAPLTIALATTPETGWHGYWRNPGDAGFPATFDWTLPTGAKAGEPEWPVPTTLLIAGLMNYVYEAPYAPLVTIQVPAGLAPGTKFPIRLKTSYLVCSATICVPEEKALSLDLTIGDGAPSQAAAFAGWRQAIPKPLDAGATYAASNGTMRIAVPFPASAKIDKAYFFPITTGAIENGAAQTVTRDGDRLTITTKVAANAKTGGPIEGVLRLGDGQGLGVKATPGTVAEAAGGDATSTSGESLWLTALIAFAGAVLGGLILNIMPCVFPILSLKALSLARGGASEKDARGEALAYTAGVVLVCLGLGGAILALRAGGSAVGWAFQLQHPGAIVALLLLSTAIAFNLAGLFEVPTPRFAGESGASGAFATGALAAFIATPCTGPFMGAALGAALVLPWPAALAVFGGLGIGLSLPFLAIGFIPAWRRWLPKPGAWMETFRHILSVPMFLTAIALGWVLGRQAGVDTLTLALVAVLAVGAVLWIGGSRQRKGKSFGIVAQVLLLVVFVGSAVLISRAPAVAAKTATAGDEAFTEAKLASLRAENRPVFVYFTADWCLTCKVNEKAAIDTTGVRDAFAKHKVAALIGDWTDGDPAMGRFIQAHNRAGVPLYLYYAPGAAEPTVLPQVLTPGLLEGLGA, from the coding sequence ATGCGCGGATTACGTTGCGTCCTCATGACGGTCTTGCTGGCTGTCTGCGGGCTGGCGAGTGCGCCCGCGCTTGCGGAATCGCTGAACGGCTCCAGCCAGCATCTAATGATGAAGCTGGTCGCCGAAAGCGATCACCCCAAAGCCGGCGCGCCGCTGACGATCGCGCTCGCGACGACGCCCGAAACCGGCTGGCACGGCTATTGGCGCAACCCGGGCGATGCGGGCTTTCCGGCGACGTTCGACTGGACCTTGCCGACGGGCGCGAAGGCGGGTGAGCCCGAATGGCCGGTGCCGACGACGCTGCTGATCGCTGGCCTGATGAACTATGTCTACGAGGCGCCCTATGCGCCGCTCGTGACGATCCAGGTTCCGGCAGGGCTGGCGCCGGGGACCAAATTCCCGATCCGCCTGAAGACGAGCTATCTCGTCTGCTCGGCGACGATCTGCGTGCCCGAGGAAAAGGCGCTGTCGCTCGACCTCACGATCGGCGACGGCGCGCCATCGCAGGCCGCCGCGTTCGCCGGCTGGCGTCAGGCGATCCCCAAGCCGCTCGATGCCGGCGCGACCTATGCGGCGAGCAACGGGACGATGCGGATCGCGGTGCCGTTCCCGGCAAGCGCGAAGATCGACAAGGCGTATTTCTTCCCGATCACCACCGGCGCGATCGAGAACGGCGCGGCGCAGACGGTCACGCGCGACGGCGACCGTCTGACGATAACGACGAAGGTCGCGGCGAACGCGAAAACCGGTGGCCCGATCGAGGGCGTTCTGCGTCTCGGCGACGGGCAGGGGCTAGGCGTCAAGGCGACGCCCGGCACGGTGGCCGAAGCGGCCGGCGGCGACGCGACCAGCACCAGCGGCGAAAGCCTCTGGCTGACCGCGCTGATCGCATTCGCCGGCGCGGTGCTCGGCGGCCTGATCCTCAACATCATGCCGTGCGTATTCCCGATCCTCAGCCTCAAGGCACTCAGCCTCGCCCGCGGCGGCGCGAGCGAGAAGGACGCGCGCGGCGAGGCCTTGGCCTACACCGCGGGTGTCGTTCTGGTGTGCCTCGGCCTCGGTGGCGCGATCCTGGCCTTGCGCGCAGGCGGTTCCGCGGTCGGCTGGGCGTTCCAGTTGCAGCATCCCGGCGCGATCGTCGCGCTGCTCTTGCTGAGCACCGCGATCGCGTTCAACCTCGCCGGGCTGTTCGAGGTCCCGACCCCGCGTTTTGCCGGCGAGAGTGGCGCGAGCGGCGCGTTCGCGACCGGTGCGCTGGCGGCGTTCATCGCGACGCCGTGCACCGGGCCGTTCATGGGTGCGGCGCTCGGCGCGGCGCTGGTGCTGCCGTGGCCGGCGGCGCTCGCCGTGTTCGGCGGGCTCGGGATCGGACTGTCGCTGCCGTTCCTCGCGATCGGGTTTATCCCTGCGTGGCGGCGCTGGTTGCCGAAGCCCGGGGCATGGATGGAGACGTTCCGCCACATCCTGTCGGTGCCGATGTTCCTGACCGCGATCGCGCTCGGCTGGGTGCTCGGGCGTCAGGCCGGCGTGGACACGCTCACGCTCGCGCTGGTCGCGGTGCTGGCAGTCGGCGCAGTGCTGTGGATCGGCGGCTCGCGCCAGCGCAAGGGCAAGTCGTTCGGCATCGTCGCGCAGGTCCTCTTGCTCGTCGTGTTCGTCGGCAGCGCGGTGCTAATCTCGCGCGCGCCGGCGGTGGCCGCCAAGACTGCGACCGCAGGCGACGAAGCGTTCACCGAGGCCAAGCTCGCGTCGCTGCGTGCCGAGAATCGCCCGGTGTTCGTCTACTTCACCGCCGACTGGTGCCTGACATGCAAGGTCAACGAGAAGGCGGCGATCGACACCACCGGCGTCCGCGACGCCTTCGCCAAGCACAAGGTGGCAGCCTTGATCGGCGACTGGACCGACGGCGACCCGGCAATGGGCCGCTTCATCCAGGCCCACAACCGCGCCGGCGTGCCGCTGTATCTGTACTACGCACCAGGCGCAGCCGAACCGACAGTCCTCCCGCAGGTTCTCACGCCGGGCCTGCTCGAAGGGTTGGGAGCTTAA